From Gemmatimonadales bacterium, a single genomic window includes:
- a CDS encoding DUF1428 domain-containing protein, translating into MRYVDAYVIPIPKRKLKAYEAMARLGKKTWMKHGALSYYECVGDDLKSSWGQGFPKMAKLKRGETVIAAFVVFKSRAHRDRVNAKVMKEFAEADTPMEMPFDIKRMANGGFEVLVGS; encoded by the coding sequence ATGCGATACGTCGATGCCTATGTGATCCCCATTCCGAAGCGGAAGCTGAAGGCGTACGAGGCGATGGCGCGCCTGGGGAAGAAGACCTGGATGAAGCACGGCGCACTCTCCTACTATGAGTGCGTTGGAGATGACCTGAAGTCGTCGTGGGGGCAGGGCTTTCCCAAGATGGCCAAGCTGAAGCGCGGGGAGACCGTCATCGCCGCGTTCGTGGTGTTCAAGTCGCGGGCCCATCGCGACCGGGTCAACGCCAAGGTGATGAAGGAGTTCGCCGAGGCCGACACGCCGATGGAGATGCCGTTCGACATCAAGCGAATGGCGAACGGCGGGTTCGAGGTGCTGGTCGGGAGCTGA